The DNA region GTGTGTGAACCTACTTGAAAACTCGTCTTTAAATGATTCTCTCTCCTACTTTTGGCTTATGCTTAGACCTAAATGAATCTACTGTCTATCAAGTCATGGAATGCAATGACTAGGAAATCAGGAGCTTGATCTCACCAGTAACACGTGCTTATGCAGTGTGCATTCATCTAGACTTCCTGCGTCTCTTGCAGATGGTAGCCTTCTGTCCCTCAGATGTCTTTCTGAACTGAACAAGTATTTATTGGATACCTACTACATATTAGATACTAGAGATAAACACTTTAGCATTATACTCAAAGGCAGACTCAGACATCTCTGTGGAAGAATACCTCCTATGTCTCTATTATAAATGGCCTATATCATGCTTTCATAGAATCTTAAGACTTCTCCATTAGAAGAGACCTTAAAGTTTGTCTAATGCTGCCATCAATCTTATACTAAAATCTTCACAATATTTCCATGGGTCTGAGAACTCTAGCACCAAAGTACTCACTACTTTCTAAGACAGTTTCCTTACAACTCTGCACAGTTATGACAATCAGAAAGTTTTTTCATATTGAGTAGAAACAGGTCTTGTTGTGACTTCTACTTAGCACTTCTATTGTCTGTTCCTGTATCCACAAAGAccaattcttttccttcttccacatCACAGTCCTCAAGATAACTGACAAAAGCTCCTATGTCCCCACCAACCCAACCCATCCCCATCTTCTCTTCTTCATGATAAATATCCTGTTTCCACCAACTATTGCTCATACAAAGTGATTCCAAATACCTTACACACCTAAATCATTGCTTCTAAACTAAACCTAAGATATCAATATCCCTTTTACGATGTAATATATACCTTCCCTCTGAAGCACTGTCATAAAGCTCAAGGACTTCACAGTATTTAATTGCCTAGACAGCAAGGCCCAAAATGTTCCAGAGAACATTTGTTCCTCAAGATGTTTGCAAAAAAGGGTTCCATGGTCAAAAAAGTTGGGGAACATTTTATATTGTATCTTCCACTCTTCATCTTTCATATACATATTAGCACATAATTGCTCTGAAAAGTTCTGCAATAAGTATGTTTCTGCTCAACCTAGATTTATTCCCCACCCTCACCTTTGACCTACTGAGATCATGAAACTTCAGAAAGAAATCATTCTAGAAACTGACTTATGACTTACTCAAAGCAATGTCTTTACAAGATACATTTTTATACTTAACTCATGCCTTATTCCATCATAAATCTCTGCCCTTGgttttgtctcattttcttccacttcacttaatataatcttatattttaatCCACCTTAACACCTTTTGGAAACAAAGCATAATATAAATAATCTttaatacttgttttaaaaaaatctggaacACATTCCCAAATACGTTCTAGGCTACCCCATTCCCAAATgagaaaggggaaaaagcccATTTAGGAAGAAAAGCACAGGAACAATATGACACACGATCTGATCTTCAGTAAGTGACCAAGGCAAGGATGGCCTTAATCCATTAGGTTTGGTCACCTACTTATCTATCCATATCTAGGTGTATACTACTTACTACTTAACAGGCCCACTCACAAGGTTAGGGagaactccagaaaaaaaaaaatctggactCAGGCAACAAAAATGAGTTTATAAGGTGCAGCTTAACCCAGTGCCACAGTTATTATGGTAGATGCTCTGCTACTTTTTCATTCAGTGAAATTTTTACTGAGTACCTTCTCAGTCCTAACTGAACTCTTTGATAAATACCAGACATGTATGAAGATGAATATGATCTTTAAGCTTGAGAAGCTAATAGCCTagttgaaaagaaaacaattataatacacaaacaaaacatacaaaataaaatggtcAATGTTAAAAGAGCTGATGCACAAAGCAATATTGGAAGCCTAACATAGAAGAATGAATCCTTTCAGGGTGATCAAGGAAAGTCTCAAAATAGGGTGATGATATTCTAGCCTATAAGGAGACAGTTGAGGAATAAAAATTTCTCTTCCTTCGGGGTGGAGGACAGTAGGTGAAGTTCAGAAACCACAAGTGGAATCAAGGCATTCTCTTGGCATACGTTGTCCTTATTCCAGGACTTGTGTAGCAGAAGTCACCAGAAAAAGGACCTGAAGTCAAGAAAAGATTGATTTTTCCTTAGAGTAGAATGCCAGCTATTAAATGTGCAAAGAATAATGAACTTAGGAAAATCATCTATGGATGCTAAAACTACTGGATAAGTGTTTGATGAGGAACATGATATTTATATCATGGACCTTCCTACAAATTACTATTAATCTCAAAGGGAAACACGTTAACTTCAGAGTGGAGAAAACCAGACGACATcatcttaaccaagtgatcaatgTGAACATCACCTATGCTGGTACAAGCTGGCATCATGTTTCTCCTGATAAAACTGAGGATATAACATCCTATCTGTGGAATTCCCgatgaatctaatcatgaggaaacatcagacaaaaccAAACTGAAGAATATTCTACAAAGTAACTGATCTATACTCTTCAAATATCAAAgtcaagaaatacaaagaaaggcTGAGGACCTATTCCAGgttaaagagaattaaaaaactATGACAGTTAAATGCAGCTAAATGCAACGTGTCTACCTGAATTTTATTGAGTACAGGTGAAAACCATAAAGAACATTATTAGCTAATTAACAATATTTGAATATGGATTGTAAATTAGATAATATTACTATAACATTAAATTTCTTGACTATGATAATTGTATCTTAGTCATAAAAAGAAGAATCCTTAAGAAATATAGGCCTCTCTTTCCCTAAGTGGCCTGAGGTAATCTGTGAAAATGGTTCGCTATTCACTTGACCCGGAGAACCCCACGAAATCATGCAAATCAAGAGGTTCCAATCTTCGTGTTCACTTTAAGAACACTCGTGAAACTGCCCAGGCCATCAAGGGTATGCATATTCGAAAAGCCACGAAGTATCTGAAAGATGTCACTTTACAGAAACAGTGCGTACCATTCCGACGTTACAATGGTGGAGTTGGCAGGTGTGCCCAGGCCAAGCAGTGGGGCTGGACACAAGGTCGATGGCCCAAAAAGAGTGCTGAATTTTTGCTGCACATGCTTAAAAACGCAGAGAGTAATGCTGAACTTAAGGGTTTAGATGTAGATTCTCTGGTCATCGAGCATATCCAAGTGAACAAAGCACCTAAAATGCGCCGACGGACCTACAGAGCTCATGGTCGGATTAACCCATACATGAGCTCTCCCTGCCACATTGAGATGATCCTTACTGAAAAGGAACAGATTGTTCCTAAACCAGAAGAGGAGGTTGCCCAGAAGAAAAAGATAtcccagaagaaactgaagaaacaaaaacttatggCACGGGAGTAAattcagcattaaaataaatgtaatttaaaggaaaaaaaaaaaaaaaaaaaaaaagaaatataggccTACAAATTTAAGTAAATATAAGAAACATGATAGCTCAACTTACTCTTACAtggttaagaaattttaaaaacatacacacacacagcagaagGAGGGCAGAGAACCAACAACAAagtaaatgtggcaaaatgtaaATAAGTAGTGAGTCTAGGTAAAGCCTATACACAGGAGTTCTTTTTACTATTCTTGCAACTGTTCTGTAATTTTGAAATTGTATCAAAAGAAAAggtcactttaaaaagaaaaaagtggctaaaaactacaaaagcaacaatgtaacagaaaaataaactgctATATAGTACTTACATTCCTAATAAGTAGGAATATTCTTCACATACTTTGAAAATCAGCATGACCTGAGACTAACCAACATCTTAATCCCTTTCTCTTTAAATCACAGCATATATATTCCCAGACCTAGTCTTTGTAAGAATGTAGTAAGCAGCTATACAAGGTGATAAGGGGAGGGAAAAACAGATTATAAAAATCTGCCTTACAGTCAACTATGCCTATTCTAAATTGTGAAATCTTCtgatatagaatattttaaaaagtaatatacaatgaaagatatattaggttggtgcaaaagtaattgcagttttgccattaaaagtaatggcaactgcttttacaccaacctaatagaacaaataaaaacagaagacaCAAACTTATGTCCCATTCTTAGAATAAAAACTGAAGATTcggtcaagcacagtggctcacgcctataatcccagcactttgggaggccgaggtgggtggattacttgaggtcaggagttcaagaccagcctggccaacatgatgaaaccccgtcgctactaaaaatacaaaaaatcggctaggcatggtggcacgtgcctgtaataccggctactcgggaagctgaggcaggagaatcgcttgaacccaggagacggaggttccagtgagctgagattgcgccactgcactctagtctgggcaacaagagcgaaactccatctcaaaaaaaaaaaaaaaaaaaaaaaaaaaagacctaaagaTTCAACTAATGAAATAGCATGTTTGGGAAGTACTAATTGGTTCATAGATCTCTTAGGAAAGGACTAACAATTTCAAAGGATAACCTGGGATTATGTATATACAGACTTCTACTGTTCATGTCCCCTTTTTGCACCAACTCATACCAAACATTTTATCTGCCCTCTTTGAAAATATATCTTGAGGGCAAAAAAGGCCAGTACAGATCAAGAAACTGCATACCAAAAGAAATGATTGGAGAATAAGCATCAATCAAGTATAACCAGCAGATAATTGACTCATAGTCAATACAGAATGATAAAGTCCATCTTAGCAAACAGATTCAGAAAATATTACTATCACTGATAATATGCTGAAGGAAACTATCCACTCTCTATAATGAAGGCAATATTATGTTTGTTAAAatcaacattttcatttatttttaattgatgaatttttaaagaacattttgaaTGCTTTCTTATCCTGTCCTCTCCTCACTGGAGTGTCAACTTTCAGTCtttggcatttttttgtttgttactaATAAAATTCTTATACTAGAgctgtatgtgtattttttttatttttaattttttttttattatactttaagttctagggtacatgtgcataacgtgcaggtttgttacatatgtatacttgtgccatgttggtgtgctgcacccctcaactcgtcagcacccattaattcatcatttatatcaggtataactcccaatgcaatccctcccccctcccccctccccatgataggccctggtgtgtgatgttccccttcccgagtccaagtgatctcattgttcagttcccacctatgagtgagaacatgcggtgtttggttttctgttcttgtgatagtttgctaagaatgatggtttccagctgcatccatgtccctacaaaggacgcaaactcatccttttttatggctgcatagtattccatggtgtatatgtgccacattttcttaatccagtctgtcacagatggacatttgggttgattccaagtctttgctattgtgaatagtgcctcaataaacatacgtgtgcatgtgtctttatagcagcatgatttataatcctttgggtatatagccagtagtgggatggctgggtcatatggtacatctagttctagatccttgaggaattgccatactgttttccataatggttgaactagtttacaatcccaccaacagtgtaaaagtgttcctatttctccacatcctctccaacacctgttgtttcctgacttcttaatgattgccattctaactggtgtgagatggtatctcattgtggttttgatttgcatttctctgatggccagtgatgatgagcattttttcatgtgtctgttggctgcatgtcttttttttttttttttttttttttttgagacggagtctcgctctgtcacccaggctggagtgctgtggccggatctcagctcactgcaagctccgcctcctgggtttacgccattctcctgtctcagcctcccgagtagctgggactacaggtgccgccacgtcgcccagctagttttttgtagtttttagtagagacagggtttcaccgtgttagccaggatggtctcgatctcctgacctcgtgatccgcccgtctcggccacccaaagtgctgggattacaggcttgagccaccgcgcccggccgactgtatgtcttcttttgagaaatgtctgttcacatccgttgcccactttttgatggggttttttcttgtatatttgtttgagttctttgtagattctggatattagccctttgtcagatgagtagattgcaaaaattttctcccattctgtaggttgcctgttcactctgatggtagtttcttttgctgtgcagaagctctttagtttaattagatcccatttgtcaattttgggttttgctgccgttgcttttggtgttttagacatgaagtccttgcccatgcctatgtcctgaatggtactacctaggttttcttctagggtttttatggtattaggtctaacatttaagtctctaatccatcttgaattaatcttcgtataaggagtaaggaaaggatccagtttcagctttctacttatggctagccaattttcccagcaccatttattaaatagggaatcctttccccatttcttgtttctctcaggtttgtcaaagatcagatggctgtagatgtgtggtattatttctgaggactctgttctgttccattgttctatatctctgttttggtaccagtaccatgctgttttggttactgtagccttgtagtatagtttgaagtcaggtagcgtgacgcctccagctttgtccttttgacttaggattgtcttggcaatgcgggctcttttttggttccatatgaactttaaagcagttttttccaattctgtgaagaaactcattggtagcttgatggggatggcattgaatctataaataaccttgggcagtatggccattttcacgatattgattcttcctatccatgagcatggtatgttcttccatttgtttgtgtcctctttgatttcactgagcagtggtttgtagttctccttaaagaggtcctttacatcccttgtaagttggattcctaggtattttattctctttgaagcaattgtgaatggaagttcattcatgatttggctctctgtttgtctgttactggtgtataagaatgcttgcgatttctgcacattaattttgtatcctgagacttggctgaagttgcttatcagcttaaggagattt from Rhinopithecus roxellana isolate Shanxi Qingling chromosome 15, ASM756505v1, whole genome shotgun sequence includes:
- the LOC115893487 gene encoding 60S ribosomal protein L17, whose protein sequence is MVRYSLDPENPTKSCKSRGSNLRVHFKNTRETAQAIKGMHIRKATKYLKDVTLQKQCVPFRRYNGGVGRCAQAKQWGWTQGRWPKKSAEFLLHMLKNAESNAELKGLDVDSLVIEHIQVNKAPKMRRRTYRAHGRINPYMSSPCHIEMILTEKEQIVPKPEEEVAQKKKISQKKLKKQKLMARE